The following coding sequences are from one Salvia hispanica cultivar TCC Black 2014 chromosome 3, UniMelb_Shisp_WGS_1.0, whole genome shotgun sequence window:
- the LOC125208960 gene encoding 22.0 kDa heat shock protein-like translates to MEPRNMKFEYVLPSSWWTETAVSHCLLIDIPGFKEEEVRIRTDDHGHVIVSGERQANESIILHFEQAYKVPEDCNIQETNAILEDNTYYVKIAKKLNSEVENSISTSVHEDRHAQESSTSNGVDNTNNDDSNQNCQEIAKGERPDSSFRQKLSKMVKTKRCFVLTSLVAFSLGVLVSHRYQSTTQVKIETSQQRLFYRYDIAII, encoded by the exons ATGGAGCcaagaaatatgaaatttgaGTATGTTTTGCCTTCCTCTTGGTGGACTGAGACTGCTGTTTCCCATTGTTTGCTCATTGACATTCCAG GATTCAAGGAGGAGGAAGTGAGGATTCGAACCGACGACCACGGTCACGTCATCGTGAGCGGAGAAAGGCAGGCCAACGAAAGCATCATCCTACACTTCGAGCAGGCATATAAGGTACCCGAAGATTGCAATATACAAGAAACCAATGCCATCTTAGAGGACAACACCTACTATGTCAAAATTGCTAAGAAACTCAATTCTGAAGTTGAGAACTCAATCTCAACCTCAGTTCACGAAGACCGTCATGCTCAAGAAAGCAGCACGTCTAATGGTGTTGACAACACCAACAACGATGATTCCAACCAGAACTGCCAAGAAATTGCCAAGGGAGAGAGGCCGGACTCTAGTTTCCGGCAGAAACTATCAAAGATGGTGAAGACGAAGAGATGCTTTGTTTTGACATCTTTAGTAGCATTTTCACTAGGAGTTCTTGTATCTCACCGTTACCAGTCCACTACACAGGTTAAAATCGAAACATCTCAACAAAGACTGTTTTACAGATATGATATAGCCATTATTTAG
- the LOC125209702 gene encoding glutathione S-transferase T3-like, translating to MSGDENFGGFDLNAFGDWGACTTFLGATGFGRGEEEEEDLGRYPYNRKETLALYNAWVSISYDPIVENQQTRLCFWEKVTEAYNETKPKGARRRNLKMLCSLFDRCDRDIKKFCAIYGTEVANYQNGASGADILRAALRVFKDDKGKDFKHVDVWSTVKDLERWAGDVPSCTGSNSKHTKHTAGGQYSFSEGGEG from the exons atgtcCGGTGATGAAAACTTCGGCGGCTTCGACTTGAATGCGTTTGGCGACTGGGGGGCATGCACAACGTTTTTGGGTGCTACCGGTTTCG gaagaggggaagaggaggaggaggatctAGGCCGTTATCCATACAACCGCAAGGAGACGTTGGCTCTGTACAATGCTTGGGTCAGCATCTCGTACGATCCCATCGTCGAGAATCAACAAACCCGCTTGTGTTTTTGGGAAAAGGTCACCGAAGCTTACAACGAGACAAAGCCGAAGGGGGCTCGCCGCCGCAACTTGAAGATGCTCTGCAGTCTTTTTGACCGATGCGACAGAgatatcaaaaaattttgcGCGATCTACGGGACTGAAGTAGCGAATTACCAAAACGGAGCCAGTGGAGCTGACATTCTGAGAGCGGCTTTGCGAGTCTTTAAAGACGACAAGGGTAAAGATTTCAAACATGTCGATGTTTGGTCGACGGTCAAAGACCTTGAAAGGTGGGCTGGCGATGTCCCGTCTTGCACGGGGTCGAACTCAAAACACACGAAGCACACGGCGGGTGGCCAATACTCGTTTAGTGAGGGCGGGGAAGGCTAG
- the LOC125208958 gene encoding protein QUIRKY, producing the protein MASDQPPPPSDQPNPPPATVRKLIVEVIEARDLLPKDGQGSSSAYVVADFDGQKRRTGTVPRNLNPVWNEVLDFVVSDPKTMEFEELNVEVFNDKKLSNGNARKNHFLGRVKLYGSQFVRRGEEGLVYFTLEKKSVFSWIKGELGLKIYYYDEITEEPPPPPPEEQPPPPEQQHPPPLQPEEMMKKPVFVVSDEHQPPPPQMELRDHAPPMVRIHEPRIVHEPPPENPPPPENIPPPGFSPDMRRMQMGGNPMVGERMKVLRRPGNGDYSPRIIAGKFKGDTSERIQAFDLVEPMQYLFVRIVKGRGLSPSENAHVKVRTSGNIVRSKPAIPPPGGDPSSPEWNQVFAQGYSKDTAANSTLEISVWDGASERFLGGVCFDLSDVPVRDPPDSPLAPQWYHLEGGAAADDDQNRVSGDLQLSVWIGTQADDAFPESLSSDAPQPSVSYTRPKVYQSPKLWYLRVTVIEAQDLHIMPNLPPLTAPEIRVKGQLSFQSVRTRRGSMSHHSSAFHWNEDLIFVAGEPLEDSLILLVEDRTGKDPVLLGHVLVPVGSIEQRIDERHVAAKWYGLEGGPYSGRLHLRMCLEGGYHVLDEAAHLCSDFRPTAKQLWKPAVGILELGILGARGLLPMKSKGNGKGSTDAYCVAKYGKKWVRTRTVMDNFDPRWNEQYTWQVYDPCTVMTVGVFDNWRMFAEAGEDRPDCRIGKIRIRISTLESNKVYMNSYPLMVLSRSGLKKMGEIEVAIRFACPSLLPDTCGVYGQPLLPRMHYLRPLGMAQQEALRGAATKMVAAWLTRSEPPLGPEVVRYMLDADSHSWSMRKSKANWFRIVAVLAWAVGLAKWLDHIRRWRNPVTTVLVHILYLVLVWYPDMVVPTGFLYVFLIGVWYYRFKPKIPAGMDIKLSQADTVDPDELDEEFDTLPSSRPPELIRVRYDRLRILAARVQTVLGDFATQGERIQALVSWRDPRATKLFIGMCLVITIILYVVPPKMVAVALGFYFLRHPMFRDPMPPASLSFFRRLPGLSDRLL; encoded by the coding sequence ATGGCCTCCGACCAGCCTCCGCCGCCCTCCGACCAGCCCAATCCGCCGCCCGCCACCGTCAGGAAGCTCATTGTGGAGGTGATCGAGGCGCGAGACCTCCTCCCCAAGGACGGACAGGGCAGCTCCAGCGCGTATGTCGTCGCCGATTTTGATGGACAGAAGCGGCGGACTGGCACTGTGCCGAGGAATCTCAATCCGGTGTGGAATGAGGTGTTGGATTTCGTGGTTTCGGATCCGAAGACGATGGAGTTTGAGGAGCTGAATGTGGAGGTTTTCAATGATAAGAAGCTTAGTAATGGCAATGCGAGGAAGAATCATTTCCTCGGGAGAGTGAAATTGTATGGATCGCAGTTTGTTAGGAGAGGGGAGGAAGGATTGGTGTATTTTactttggagaagaagagtgTTTTCAGTTGGATTAAAGGGGAATTAGGGTTGAAGATTTATTACTACGATGAAATTACGGAGGAGCCACCTCCGCCGCCACCGGAAGAGCAGCCTCCGCCGCCGGAGCAGCAGCATCCACCGCCGCTACAACCGGAGGAAATGATGAAGAAGCCGGTTTTTGTAGTCTCGGATGAGCATCAGCCTCCGCCGCCGCAAATGGAGCTGCGAGATCATGCGCCTCCGATGGTCAGGATTCATGAGCCGCGGATTGTTCACGAACCGCCACCGGAaaatccgccgccgccggagaaTATTCCGCCGCCAGGATTCTCTCCGGATATGAGGAGAATGCAGATGGGAGGAAACCCCATGGTTGGGGAGAGAATGAAGGTGCTAAGGCGGCCGGGGAATGGCGATTACTCGCCGAGGATTATCGCCGGGAAATTCAAAGGAGACACGTCGGAGAGGATTCAGGCGTTTGATTTGGTGGAGCCGATGCAGTATCTATTCGTGAGAATCGTGAAAGGCCGCGGCCTCAGCCCTAGCGAAAACGCGCACGTCAAAGTCCGAACGTCGGGAAACATAGTGCGATCGAAGCCGGCAATTCCTCCTCCCGGCGGCGATCCATCCAGCCCGGAGTGGAATCAGGTTTTCGCCCAAGGTTACAGCAAGGACACCGCCGCGAATTCGACTCTCGAGATCTCAGTTTGGGACGGCGCGTCGGAGAGGTTCCTCGGCGGCGTCTGCTTCGATCTCTCCGACGTGCCGGTGCGCGACCCGCCGGACAGCCCGCTCGCGCCGCAGTGGTACCATTTGGAGGGCGGCGCAGCCGCAGACGACGACCAGAACCGCGTCTCCGGCGATCTGCAGCTGTCGGTGTGGATCGGCACGCAGGCCGACGACGCGTTCCCGGAGTCGCTGAGCTCCGACGCGCCCCAGCCGTCCGTGTCGTACACGCGCCCTAAGGTGTACCAGTCGCCGAAGCTGTGGTACCTCCGTGTGACGGTTATTGAAGCTCAGGATTTACACATAATGCCCAATTTGCCCCCGCTCACCGCTCCGGAGATCCGGGTTAAGGGCCAGCTCAGTTTCCAATCGGTCCGGACCCGGAGAGGCTCGATGAGCCACCACTCGTCCGCGTTCCACTGGAACGAGGATTTGATCTTCGTCGCCGGCGAGCCTCTCGAAGACAGCCTGATTCTGCTAGTCGAGGATCGGACCGGAAAAGATCCGGTCCTTCTCGGCCACGTCCTCGTTCCCGTGGGGAGCATTGAGCAGCGAATCGACGAGCGCCACGTTGCGGCCAAGTGGTATGGCTTGGAAGGCGGGCCCTACTCCGGCCGGCTCCACCTACGGATGTGTTTGGAAGGCGGCTACCACGTGTTGGATGAGGCCGCGCATCTCTGCAGCGATTTCCGGCCGACCGCGAAACAGCTGTGGAAGCCGGCGGTGGGGATTTTGGAGCTCGGGATCCTCGGCGCCCGAGGATTACTCCCGATGAAATCGAAGGGCAACGGGAAAGGCTCGACCGATGCTTATTGCGTCGCGAAGTACGGAAAGAAATGGGTTCGGACCCGGACCGTCATGGATAACTTCGACCCGAGGTGGAACGAGCAGTACACGTGGCAGGTGTATGACCCGTGCACAGTGATGACGGTTGGCGTGTTCGACAATTGGCGCATGTTCGCTGAGGCTGGGGAGGATCGACCCGATTGCCGGATCGGGAAGATCCGGATCCGAATCTCCACATTGGAGAGTAACAAGGTCTACATGAATTCATATCCTTTGATGGTGCTGTCCCGGAGCGGGTTGAAGAAAATGGGCGAGATCGAGGTGGCGATCCGGTTCGCCTGCCCGTCGTTGCTGCCTGACACTTGCGGCGTCTATGGGCAGCCGCTGCTTCCACGGATGCACTACCTCCGGCCCCTAGGGATGGCCCAGCAGGAGGCTCTGCGTGGTGCGGCCACCAAAATGGTGGCCGCGTGGCTGACGAGGTCAGAGCCTCCATTGGGGCCGGAGGTCGTGCGGTATATGCTGGATGCGGATTCGCATAGCTGGAGCATGAGGAAGAGCAAGGCTAATTGGTTCCGTATCGTTGCGGTTTTGGCTTGGGCGGTCGGGTTGGCCAAATGGTTGGACCATATCCGGAGATGGAGAAACCCGGTTACCACGGTTCTAGTCCACATCCTTTACTTGGTTCTCGTATGGTACCCGGATATGGTCGTCCCAACCGGGTTTCTATACGTGTTTCTAATAGGCGTTTGGTACTACCGGTTCAAGCCCAAGATCCCGGCGGGTATGGATATCAAACTGTCTCAAGCCGACACGGTCGACCCAGATGAGCTAGACGAGGAATTCGACACGCTGCCCAGCTCGCGGCCACCCGAGCTGATCCGGGTCAGATACGACCGGTTAAGGATTTTGGCGGCAAGGGTTCAAACAGTGCTAGGCGATTTTGCGACCCAGGGCGAGCGGATCCAGGCTCTGGTGAGCTGGAGGGACCCTCGGGCGACAAAACTGTTCATAGGAATGTGCCTTGTGATCACGATAATCCTGTACGTGGTGCCTCCGAAGATGGTGGCGGTGGCATTGGGATTCTACTTCCTCCGCCACCCGATGTTCCGGGATCCGATGCCGCCGGCGAGTTTGAGCTTTTTCAGGAGGCTTCCCGGGCTTTCGGATAGGTTGCTGTAG
- the LOC125208959 gene encoding LOW QUALITY PROTEIN: isochorismate synthase, chloroplastic-like (The sequence of the model RefSeq protein was modified relative to this genomic sequence to represent the inferred CDS: inserted 2 bases in 1 codon), whose amino-acid sequence MAAGTTRQCIGLFMDIEPMKLSFSSPTAIARQSIHLPNHKYQELGSLSMNGCGGDPRAPLGVLETRTLGAAPTAAVAADRLNSAVYDLKTSSPTSDSGIIRIEVPILQQINALQWLHCHTNTLLPRCYFSGRDSADVDHSHHKLLSVAGLGSAVSFRRLRPFSLDDWHSIKRFLSKKCPLIRAYGAIRFDARSTIAPEWEGFGSFYFMVPQIEFNEFEGSSMLAATIAWDNRLSRTYREAIAALEDTMWQVSSLVQRLNGTSRCAVVAHHTHVPNKASWDSAVKQALDKIRRKNSSLVKVVLARSSRVLTTVEIDPLEWLTTLQVEGANNAYQFCLQPPESPAFIGNTPERLFYRNRLSIFSEALAGTRARGGTESLDLQIGQDLLSSAKDHHEFCVVRESIRRKLEDICSSTVVKPSKVLRKLPRVQHLYAKLTGTLQKEDDEFKILSSLHPTPAVCGLPTEEARILISKTEKFDRGMYAGPVGWFGGAESEFAVGIRSALVGKGSGAILYAGTGIVEGSNSSLEWQELDLKISQFTKLMGHDTPXVSMREKIELLTSKGQWF is encoded by the exons ATGGCTGCAGGTACAACTAGACAATGCATTGGCCTTTTCATGGACATTGAGCCCATGAAACTCTCTTTTTCTTCCCCAACTGCAATTGCAAGACAATCAATCCATCTCCCCAATCAT AAATATCAAGAACTCGGCTCCTTGTCCATGAATGGCTGCGGCGGCGATCCCCGAGCCCCGCTTGGAGTCCTCGAGACCCGGACGCTCGGGGCCGCGCCCACAGCGGCTGTGGCGGCCGACCGCCTCAATTCCGCCGTGTACGACCTCAAGACGAGCTCCCCGACGTCGGATTCCGGGATTATTAGGATTGAG GTTCCGATTCTGCAGCAGATAAATGCCCTTCAATGGCTGCATTGTCACACCAACACTCTTCTTCCTCGCTGTTACTTTTCCGGCAGAGATTCCGCCGACGTTGATCATTCTCACCACAAGCTGCTCAGTGTTGCCGGCCTCGGCTCTGCGGTCTCCTTCCGCCGTCTCCGCCCCTTCTCCTTAGACGATTGGCATTCCATCAAAAG GTTCTTGTCCAAAAAGTGTCCGTTGATTCGGGCTTATGGCGCAATCCGATTTGATGCAAGGTCTACTATTGCTCCCGAGTGGGAGGGTTTCGGTTCTTTCTACTTCATGGTCCCTCAG ATTGAGTTTAATGAGTTTGAAGGGAGTTCAATGCTCGCAGCAACTATTGCATGGGACAATCGCCTGTCAAGGACCTACAGAGAAGCTATTGCTGCACTTGAAGATACCATGTGGCAG GTTTCATCACTTGTCCAACGATTAAATGGAACCTCTCGCTGTGCTGTTGTGGCCCACCATACTCATGTTCCCAATAAAGCTTCATGGGATTCAGCTGTTAAGCAAGCTCTGGACAAGATACGGAGGAAAAATTCATCGCTTGTTAAG GTTGTCCTTGCACGTAGCAGCAGAGTACTAACCACAGTAGAGATTGACCCTTTGGAGTGGCTGACAACCTTACag GTAGAAGGGGCTAATAATGCTTATCAGTTCTGTCTTCAGCCTCCTGAATCACCAGCATTCATTGGAAACACT CCAGAGAGACTTTTCTATCGAAACCGGCTTAGTATCTTCAGTGAGGCTTTGGCTGGAACACGAGCTAGAGGTGGAACTGAGTCTCTAGATTTACAGATAGGACAAGATTTACTTTCCAG TGCCAAAGACCACCATGAGTTCTGTGTAGTAAGAGAAAGTATAAGAAGAAAGCTAGAG GATATTTGTTCCAGCACAGTTGTAAAGCCTAGCAAGGTTCTACGTAAACTTCCACGTGTTCAACATCTTTATGCTAAACTGACTGGCACACTGCAGAAAGAAGATGACGAG TTTAAGATTTTGTCTTCTCTGCATCCAACTCCTGCTGTTTGTGGGCTTCCGACAGAGGAGGCGCGGATATTGATATCAAAAACTG AAAAGTTTGATCGAGGAATGTATGCTGGACCTGTTGGGTGGTTTGGTGGTGCAGAGAGTGAGTTTGCTGTGGGAATAAGGTCAGCATTGGTCGGAAAG GGATCTGGCGCAATACTCTATGCTGGAACCGGGATAGTAGAAGGAAGCAATTCTTCCCTAGAATGGCAAGAACTGGATCTGAAGATATCACAG TTCACCAAATTGATGGGGCACGATACACC CGTGTCAATGAGGGAGAAAATTGAACTCTTAACTTCAAAAGGTCAGTGGTTCTGA